A region from the Pontixanthobacter aestiaquae genome encodes:
- a CDS encoding lysozyme inhibitor LprI family protein yields MMISALLAILAGAAPPNPDWNCDDPMAQQEINWCAHQDYLAADAELNAQWAKTSAILKERDMQWMDGHGNGEDGKPGFFRAALDAQRAWIAFRDAHCRSEGYYARGGSLEPLLVSTCKTKLTKDRTQQLQFLIEQ; encoded by the coding sequence ATGATGATATCTGCCCTGCTGGCCATTCTCGCTGGCGCTGCTCCGCCAAATCCTGATTGGAACTGTGATGATCCGATGGCGCAGCAGGAAATAAACTGGTGCGCGCATCAGGATTACTTGGCGGCTGATGCTGAACTCAATGCACAATGGGCCAAAACCTCTGCCATCTTGAAAGAGCGCGATATGCAATGGATGGACGGCCACGGAAATGGTGAGGATGGCAAGCCTGGTTTCTTCCGGGCCGCACTCGATGCGCAGCGGGCATGGATCGCTTTCCGCGATGCGCATTGCCGCAGCGAGGGATATTATGCCCGTGGCGGTTCGCTAGAGCCGTTGCTGGTCTCGACATGCAAGACGAAATTGACCAAAGACCGGACACAACAGCTTCAATTCCTGATCGAACAATAG
- a CDS encoding tRNA-binding protein, with protein sequence MHITHSEDAPASDEITFDDFLKVDIRIGTIVAAEEFPEARNPAYKLQIDFGEAIGVKKSCAQIVTNYPIDELPGRQVAAVVNFPARQIGPAMSEVLTLGFADSAGEVVMFAPDVNVPNGSRLF encoded by the coding sequence ATGCATATTACGCATAGCGAGGATGCGCCAGCGTCGGACGAGATCACTTTCGACGATTTTCTGAAAGTCGACATCCGTATTGGCACCATCGTCGCGGCCGAGGAATTTCCCGAAGCACGCAATCCGGCGTACAAACTGCAGATCGACTTTGGCGAGGCCATTGGCGTGAAGAAGAGTTGCGCGCAGATCGTCACAAATTATCCGATTGATGAATTGCCCGGCCGCCAAGTCGCGGCTGTGGTCAACTTTCCTGCCCGCCAGATCGGCCCGGCTATGTCAGAAGTATTGACGCTCGGTTTCGCTGATAGCGCGGGCGAAGTCGTTATGTTTGCGCCTGACGTGAACGTGCCCAACGGCTCGCGCTTGTTCTAA
- a CDS encoding M48 family metalloprotease, which produces MPRLKKLALASTATLSLGLTGCMGGSIPDSSAPITQQEASQGAKFHPQLLEEFGGTYQGPQAAYIESIGKNIAVQSGLGNARSSFTVSLLNSPVNNAFAVPGGYIYSTRQLVALMNNEAELAGVLGHEVGHVAARHSQRRQSAAQQNQIIGVLGAVLSGAVLGDSQVGNTLSRGFLQGSQLLTLRFSRKQELQADDLGIEYLTKAGYDPRAMSTVLASLAAQNSLDARLAGRNNATVPEWASTHPDPASRVRTAAAKAGQVTGTTNRDTFLTRIDGMLYGDDPKQGVIEGSQFIHPEFRLAFTAPRGFYMVNGTRAVSINGQSGKAQMSTGPYNGNLDMYVRNVFTALGGEQQKLAPASVQRTRINGLQAATGSARVNSGNGEVDVVVYAYEFSNNRAFHFVTISQAGRSATFTPMFNSMRRITQSEANAIVPRRIDVVTVRRGDTIQSLSNRMAYDNGKVERFRVLNALGANDTLRAGDKVKIVVKAR; this is translated from the coding sequence ATGCCCCGCTTGAAGAAGCTCGCTCTAGCATCAACCGCAACTCTGAGCCTTGGGCTCACTGGCTGTATGGGCGGTTCCATCCCCGATTCATCGGCGCCCATCACCCAGCAAGAGGCATCGCAAGGCGCCAAGTTCCACCCGCAATTGTTGGAGGAATTTGGCGGCACCTATCAGGGCCCTCAGGCCGCATATATCGAATCGATCGGGAAGAACATCGCTGTGCAATCGGGCCTCGGCAATGCGCGCAGTTCCTTTACCGTTTCGCTACTCAACAGCCCGGTCAACAACGCATTCGCAGTACCTGGCGGCTATATATATTCGACGCGGCAGCTGGTTGCGCTGATGAACAATGAGGCGGAGCTGGCGGGCGTGTTGGGCCACGAAGTGGGCCACGTCGCCGCACGTCATTCACAACGCCGCCAATCCGCGGCGCAGCAAAACCAGATTATCGGTGTGCTCGGGGCGGTGCTTAGCGGTGCTGTGCTGGGGGATAGCCAAGTCGGCAACACGCTCTCACGCGGCTTTTTGCAGGGCTCCCAATTATTGACCCTGCGTTTCTCGCGAAAGCAAGAATTGCAGGCTGATGACCTCGGGATCGAGTATCTGACCAAGGCTGGTTACGATCCGCGCGCGATGAGTACGGTGCTGGCGAGCCTGGCGGCACAGAACTCTCTGGATGCACGTTTGGCTGGCAGAAACAACGCTACGGTCCCGGAATGGGCATCGACTCACCCGGATCCGGCAAGCCGTGTTCGAACAGCGGCGGCCAAAGCAGGCCAAGTCACAGGTACAACCAATCGCGATACGTTCCTAACCCGTATCGACGGGATGCTGTATGGTGATGATCCGAAACAGGGTGTGATCGAAGGCAGCCAGTTCATTCATCCGGAATTCCGGTTGGCGTTCACTGCGCCGCGTGGTTTCTACATGGTGAACGGAACCCGCGCCGTGTCGATCAATGGTCAAAGCGGCAAAGCGCAGATGAGTACTGGGCCGTATAATGGCAATCTCGATATGTATGTACGAAATGTGTTCACGGCATTGGGCGGCGAGCAGCAAAAATTGGCCCCGGCCAGCGTACAGCGGACCCGGATTAATGGACTGCAAGCTGCGACCGGCTCGGCGCGCGTAAATAGCGGTAATGGCGAGGTCGATGTCGTGGTTTATGCTTACGAGTTTTCAAACAATCGTGCGTTTCACTTTGTTACAATAAGCCAGGCAGGGCGGTCGGCTACTTTCACGCCGATGTTCAATTCAATGCGCCGCATCACCCAGAGCGAAGCAAACGCAATCGTCCCAAGACGGATTGATGTGGTGACCGTAAGAAGGGGCGATACGATCCAGTCGCTATCGAACCGGATGGCATATGACAATGGCAAGGTCGAGCGGTTCCGGGTCCTCAATGCGCTTGGGGCAAATGACACTTTGCGCGCTGGCGACAAGGTTAAGATCGTGGTCAAAGCGAGATAA
- a CDS encoding Flp family type IVb pilin: MKFFKNLLADEQGATAIEYGLIAALIAVAAISAMQGLGTQLSNTFTEVSTKMAN; encoded by the coding sequence ATGAAATTTTTCAAAAATCTGCTCGCTGACGAACAAGGCGCGACTGCAATTGAGTATGGCCTTATCGCCGCTCTGATCGCTGTTGCTGCTATCTCTGCAATGCAGGGCCTCGGCACACAGCTGAGCAACACATTCACCGAAGTTTCGACCAAAATGGCGAACTAA
- a CDS encoding Flp family type IVb pilin: MMEAKMTLMPILKRIAKDESGATAVEYGLIVSLIVIASIGAFDSVANENNGLWGRVTSKVGAVLGN, translated from the coding sequence ATGATGGAAGCCAAGATGACACTTATGCCAATCCTAAAACGGATCGCAAAAGACGAATCTGGTGCGACCGCCGTTGAATACGGTCTGATTGTATCCTTGATTGTAATTGCCTCGATCGGAGCATTCGATTCCGTTGCCAACGAGAATAACGGGCTTTGGGGCAGAGTTACAAGCAAGGTTGGGGCCGTGTTGGGGAACTAA
- a CDS encoding tyrosine recombinase has translation MPGAIDDFLAMLAAERGAAANTISAYRRDLEGASDIIGDLTEATTVQLSKLGAAWCDLAPSSLARKSSTLRQFYGFLIDEGVRVDDPSSALPRPATRRPLPKILTHEQVAALFDRAELEAQSGKPAAVRMLTLLELLYGSGLRATELVSLPLSAVPRDAPFLTVTGKGGVARMVPVSRRAKEAMLRWLAVRPDAPKFLFPSRGKHLTRIRLYQLLKEIAVRADIPAEKVSPHVLRHAFATHLLEGGADLRVLQTLLGHADIATTQIYTHVDSARLVALVNERHPLAKAHR, from the coding sequence ATGCCCGGCGCAATTGACGATTTCTTGGCGATGCTCGCGGCCGAGCGTGGCGCTGCGGCGAATACAATCTCTGCCTATCGCCGGGATTTGGAAGGCGCGTCCGATATTATCGGAGATTTGACCGAAGCGACGACAGTCCAACTGAGCAAGCTAGGCGCTGCTTGGTGTGATCTCGCGCCATCTTCTCTCGCACGTAAATCCTCGACTCTCCGCCAGTTTTACGGATTTTTGATCGATGAGGGTGTGCGGGTGGACGATCCCAGCTCTGCACTTCCGCGCCCGGCAACGCGCAGGCCACTGCCAAAAATCCTCACGCATGAACAGGTAGCTGCTCTGTTTGATCGCGCGGAATTGGAGGCGCAATCGGGGAAGCCTGCTGCGGTACGCATGCTCACCCTATTGGAATTGCTCTACGGTTCAGGCCTACGCGCGACAGAGCTGGTGTCACTCCCGCTATCGGCAGTGCCGCGTGATGCGCCGTTCCTTACCGTTACAGGTAAAGGCGGTGTGGCACGTATGGTCCCGGTCAGCAGGCGGGCGAAGGAAGCGATGTTGCGATGGCTGGCGGTGCGCCCGGATGCACCGAAGTTTCTGTTTCCCTCTCGCGGGAAGCATTTGACCCGGATAAGATTGTATCAATTGCTCAAAGAGATAGCGGTTCGTGCCGATATCCCTGCGGAGAAAGTCAGCCCGCACGTTCTGCGCCATGCGTTTGCGACACATCTTTTGGAGGGCGGGGCGGATCTGCGTGTTTTGCAGACACTGCTGGGCCATGCTGACATTGCAACCACGCAAATCTATACCCACGTCGATAGCGCGCGGCTAGTGGCGCTGGTCAACGAGCGCCATCCTTTGGCCAAAGCACATCGGTAA
- the aroB gene encoding 3-dehydroquinate synthase has translation MAVIPVHLAGRSYDVHVGAALLDQAATLAKGLMRKVVVPVVADRNAHQHHGARLEASLNAAGHQAAWYFVESGEGSKSWDELQKLTGWLLAQGVERGDHVFALGGGVVGDLTGFACAILKRGCGFVQLPTTLLAQVDSSVGGKTAINTDAGKNLIGAFHQPSLVLADTDTLKTLPAREMRAGYAEVIKYGILGDFDFFEWCEANGGNVVSHDADKVEEAVARSVAAKARIVAEDERETTGVRALLNLGHTFGHALEAETGYSNALLHGEGVALGMVLAARYSARRGLLSGQDAERACNAIAASGLPSEIASLKLTCDGAKLVDHMRHDKKMDAGTLPFILLRSIGAAFLDHEVSLDDVAAFMDEQLKAN, from the coding sequence ATGGCTGTAATTCCCGTCCACTTGGCCGGTCGGTCTTATGACGTGCACGTTGGCGCGGCACTGCTCGATCAGGCGGCCACCCTGGCAAAAGGCTTGATGCGCAAGGTAGTGGTACCCGTCGTTGCAGACCGGAATGCTCACCAGCATCATGGCGCGCGACTGGAGGCATCGCTTAACGCAGCGGGGCATCAGGCTGCATGGTACTTTGTCGAATCCGGTGAAGGATCGAAGAGTTGGGACGAGCTTCAAAAACTGACAGGCTGGCTGCTCGCACAAGGCGTAGAACGCGGCGATCATGTGTTTGCGCTGGGCGGCGGTGTTGTCGGGGACCTTACAGGTTTTGCCTGCGCGATCCTGAAGCGCGGGTGCGGTTTTGTACAACTGCCAACGACGTTACTGGCGCAAGTAGATTCATCGGTCGGCGGGAAAACCGCAATCAATACCGATGCGGGAAAGAATCTGATTGGTGCATTCCATCAGCCTTCACTGGTGCTGGCGGACACCGATACACTGAAAACCTTGCCCGCTCGCGAGATGCGCGCAGGTTACGCCGAGGTTATCAAATACGGCATACTTGGCGACTTTGATTTCTTCGAATGGTGCGAAGCCAACGGCGGCAATGTCGTGTCGCATGATGCTGACAAAGTTGAGGAAGCTGTTGCCCGAAGCGTCGCAGCCAAAGCGCGGATCGTGGCGGAGGACGAGCGCGAAACAACAGGCGTTCGCGCCCTGCTCAATCTGGGCCACACATTCGGTCACGCGCTGGAAGCCGAGACCGGTTATTCCAATGCCTTACTGCATGGCGAAGGCGTTGCCCTTGGGATGGTTTTGGCGGCGCGTTACTCCGCGCGGCGCGGTTTGCTTTCCGGCCAGGATGCAGAGCGAGCTTGCAACGCAATAGCGGCATCAGGTTTACCGAGTGAAATCGCAAGCCTCAAACTCACTTGTGATGGCGCAAAACTGGTCGACCATATGCGGCACGACAAGAAGATGGATGCAGGCACTTTGCCGTTCATTTTGCTGCGCAGCATTGGCGCAGCATTTTTGGATCACGAAGTGTCACTGGATGATGTCGCGGCCTTTATGGACGAACAGCTTAAAGCCAATTGA
- a CDS encoding (deoxy)nucleoside triphosphate pyrophosphohydrolase: MENNPTWMPVVAAAIGPKNGRWLMHRRPVEKQHGGLWEFPGGKVESDEAPEIAVIREIKEELNLRLEAVALTPAGFAQADRDNGQKQIVILLYKTDQWEGVPQALEGGEIAWFAPEEIAKLDKPPLDIALAKQLFAKSASETGR; this comes from the coding sequence GTGGAAAATAATCCGACATGGATGCCCGTTGTGGCAGCTGCAATCGGCCCCAAAAATGGGCGCTGGCTGATGCATAGACGGCCTGTGGAAAAGCAGCATGGAGGACTGTGGGAGTTCCCTGGTGGCAAAGTTGAATCCGACGAAGCCCCTGAAATTGCTGTGATTCGTGAGATCAAGGAAGAGCTCAATCTTCGTTTGGAGGCTGTTGCTTTGACGCCAGCTGGATTTGCGCAGGCGGATCGTGACAATGGACAAAAGCAGATTGTCATCCTTCTTTACAAAACAGATCAATGGGAAGGGGTGCCGCAAGCGCTGGAAGGCGGAGAGATTGCCTGGTTTGCACCCGAAGAGATCGCAAAACTGGACAAGCCGCCGCTTGATATCGCGTTGGCAAAGCAACTGTTTGCCAAATCTGCTTCAGAAACTGGGCGATAG
- a CDS encoding shikimate kinase: MRDDTPAPKDIGLDSAALQAIARRIEQPIVLIGLMGTGKSTVGRKLASMLGKDFVDADHAIEDAAQLTIAEIFEQYGEDYFRDGERRVIARLMDEHDGVIATGGGAFVNDETRALILDRAISVWIDCDIDVLVERTSRKDTRPLLRNGNPHEILTRLHKEREPFYSQAPIRVGSENGPHHETAIAIIEAIDRWL; the protein is encoded by the coding sequence ATGCGCGATGACACCCCTGCCCCCAAAGATATCGGCCTTGATAGCGCCGCGCTGCAGGCGATTGCGCGCAGGATCGAGCAGCCGATCGTTTTGATTGGGCTAATGGGAACGGGTAAATCGACAGTCGGACGCAAGCTGGCATCCATGCTGGGCAAGGACTTCGTCGACGCAGATCATGCGATCGAAGACGCGGCGCAGCTGACCATCGCAGAGATTTTCGAACAATATGGTGAGGACTATTTCCGCGATGGCGAACGGCGAGTCATCGCGCGGCTTATGGATGAGCATGACGGCGTGATCGCCACCGGCGGCGGCGCTTTCGTCAATGACGAGACCCGCGCTCTAATCCTCGACAGAGCCATCTCGGTCTGGATTGATTGTGATATCGATGTCCTGGTCGAGCGGACAAGTCGCAAGGATACCCGCCCGCTGCTGCGCAATGGTAATCCGCATGAAATCCTGACGCGGCTTCATAAAGAGCGAGAACCGTTTTATTCGCAAGCGCCAATCCGCGTGGGCAGCGAAAATGGTCCGCATCACGAAACCGCAATAGCAATTATCGAGGCGATAGACCGATGGCTGTAA
- a CDS encoding cyclase family protein has protein sequence MTRYIDLSIPITNNVISDPPVMRPQIEYVTHETSWEQIAMFFPGLTKEDLPDGEGWAVEMLQLSTHNGTHMDAPWHYHSTTDSGARKAPSIDEAPLDRFLRPGVRLNFSHMEHGHVVGAAEVEAELARIGYALQPLDIVLVQSGAIYGTENFTDQGVGLGREATLYLTQRGIEVVGTDAWSWDAPFSHTARRWAETGDPKIIWEGHKAGRINPYYQIEKLTNLDALPDHGFTVSCFPVKIENASAGWIRAVAMVED, from the coding sequence ATGACACGCTATATCGACCTCTCGATCCCGATCACCAATAATGTGATCTCCGACCCGCCGGTCATGCGTCCGCAAATCGAATATGTGACGCATGAAACCAGCTGGGAACAGATCGCTATGTTTTTCCCGGGCCTGACGAAAGAGGACCTGCCCGATGGCGAAGGCTGGGCGGTCGAGATGCTGCAGTTGTCCACGCATAACGGCACGCATATGGATGCGCCGTGGCATTACCATTCGACCACTGACAGCGGCGCACGCAAAGCACCGAGCATCGACGAGGCACCCTTGGACCGGTTCCTGCGGCCTGGAGTGCGCCTCAACTTTTCACACATGGAGCACGGTCATGTAGTGGGTGCGGCAGAAGTTGAAGCGGAACTCGCGCGGATCGGTTACGCGCTACAACCGCTAGACATCGTATTGGTCCAATCGGGCGCGATATACGGCACCGAAAACTTCACCGACCAAGGTGTCGGACTGGGCCGAGAGGCTACACTCTATCTTACCCAACGCGGTATCGAAGTTGTCGGGACCGATGCATGGAGCTGGGATGCACCGTTCAGTCACACCGCGCGGCGATGGGCCGAAACCGGCGATCCGAAGATCATCTGGGAGGGCCACAAAGCAGGCCGGATCAATCCCTATTACCAGATCGAAAAACTGACAAACTTGGACGCCCTGCCCGATCACGGATTTACCGTCAGCTGTTTCCCGGTAAAAATCGAAAACGCCAGTGCAGGCTGGATCAGAGCGGTCGCGATGGTGGAGGATTAG
- a CDS encoding acetyl-CoA carboxylase biotin carboxylase subunit, giving the protein MFKKILIANRGEIACRVMKTARRMGIATVAVYSDADARAPFVKMADEAVHIGPPPAAESYLIADKIIAACKQTGAEAVHPGYGFLSERTSFAEALAKEGIEFIGPPVNAIAAMGDKIESKKLALEAGVNVVPGFVGEIDDTDHAVKISEEIGYPVMMKASAGGGGKGMRLAYSEKDVREGFEATKREGLNSFGDDRVFIEKFIENPRHIEIQILGDKHGNIIYLNERECSIQRRHQKVVEEAPSPFVTPKMRKAMGEQCVALSQAVNYHSAGTVELIVSGADPSGESFYFLEMNTRLQVEHPVTEAITGVDLVEQMIRVAAGEKLEMTQDDVKIDGWAIENRVYAEDPYRGFLPSTGRLVHYQPPAEPWADDGAENGRRGVDGVRVDDGVYEGGEVSMFYDPMIAKLITWGETRDEAADLQIQALDAFRIEGLGHNVDFLSAIMQHDRFRSGELTTGFIAEEYPDGFEGAATFDELKRGLAAIGGVLATIDADRARRINQQLDGPTYPTGDWSVRIGDSDYDVSLGEEDITVDGEAIAIDMEYTPGDRMIHLELAGDDLTVQLAKTRTGYDITARGAKHSLRILPAHVAPLADHMIEKIPPDLSKFLICPMPGLLVKLHVDEGEEVQPGQPLATVEAMKMENILRAEKAGTIAKINAEQGESLAVDAIILELE; this is encoded by the coding sequence ATGTTCAAGAAAATCCTGATTGCGAACCGCGGTGAAATCGCTTGCCGTGTTATGAAGACCGCACGCCGAATGGGGATTGCGACCGTTGCGGTGTATTCGGATGCCGATGCGCGCGCCCCATTTGTAAAAATGGCGGATGAGGCGGTCCATATCGGGCCGCCACCGGCAGCCGAAAGCTATTTGATTGCCGACAAGATTATCGCGGCATGCAAGCAGACCGGCGCCGAGGCTGTACATCCCGGTTATGGCTTCCTGTCAGAGCGGACCAGCTTTGCCGAAGCACTGGCCAAAGAGGGCATCGAGTTTATTGGCCCACCGGTGAATGCGATTGCGGCGATGGGCGATAAAATCGAGTCCAAGAAGCTGGCACTGGAAGCGGGTGTGAACGTCGTTCCGGGTTTCGTTGGCGAGATTGACGATACCGACCATGCGGTGAAGATTTCCGAGGAAATCGGCTATCCCGTGATGATGAAAGCCAGCGCTGGCGGCGGCGGTAAAGGGATGCGGCTTGCTTATAGCGAAAAGGATGTTCGTGAGGGCTTCGAAGCGACCAAGCGTGAGGGACTAAACAGCTTTGGCGATGATCGTGTGTTCATCGAGAAGTTCATCGAGAATCCACGCCATATCGAGATTCAGATACTCGGCGATAAGCACGGCAACATTATCTATCTGAACGAGCGCGAATGCAGCATTCAACGCCGTCACCAGAAAGTGGTGGAGGAAGCTCCTTCGCCTTTCGTGACACCCAAAATGCGTAAAGCGATGGGCGAGCAATGTGTCGCGCTATCTCAAGCGGTGAACTACCATAGTGCAGGCACAGTGGAACTGATCGTCAGCGGTGCTGATCCAAGCGGCGAGAGTTTCTACTTCCTCGAAATGAATACGCGTTTGCAGGTCGAGCATCCTGTCACTGAAGCGATCACTGGCGTCGATTTGGTTGAGCAGATGATCCGCGTTGCCGCGGGCGAGAAGCTGGAAATGACTCAGGACGATGTGAAAATCGATGGCTGGGCGATTGAAAACCGCGTCTATGCGGAAGACCCGTATCGCGGCTTCCTGCCATCAACCGGGCGTCTGGTGCACTATCAACCACCGGCTGAGCCATGGGCTGATGATGGCGCAGAAAACGGGCGGCGCGGGGTGGACGGTGTGCGCGTGGATGACGGCGTCTATGAAGGCGGCGAAGTGTCGATGTTCTACGATCCGATGATCGCTAAGCTTATCACTTGGGGTGAAACGCGCGATGAGGCGGCGGATTTGCAAATTCAGGCGCTGGATGCCTTCCGGATCGAAGGGCTTGGGCACAATGTCGATTTCCTCAGCGCGATCATGCAGCATGACCGTTTCCGCTCGGGCGAGTTGACGACCGGCTTTATCGCAGAGGAATATCCCGATGGCTTTGAGGGTGCGGCGACGTTTGACGAATTAAAGCGCGGGCTCGCTGCAATCGGCGGCGTTCTCGCGACGATTGATGCGGACCGTGCCCGCCGGATCAATCAGCAGCTTGATGGGCCGACTTATCCGACCGGCGATTGGTCGGTTCGGATCGGTGACAGTGACTACGATGTCTCGCTTGGTGAGGAGGACATCACTGTCGATGGCGAAGCAATCGCGATTGATATGGAATACACTCCGGGCGACAGGATGATCCATCTCGAATTAGCCGGCGATGATCTGACCGTACAGCTCGCCAAGACGCGCACGGGCTATGACATTACTGCGCGTGGTGCAAAGCATTCGTTACGGATTTTGCCCGCGCATGTCGCCCCGCTGGCGGACCATATGATTGAGAAGATCCCGCCCGATCTCAGCAAATTCCTGATCTGCCCGATGCCGGGTCTGCTGGTGAAATTGCATGTGGATGAGGGCGAGGAAGTCCAGCCCGGTCAACCGCTTGCGACGGTAGAGGCGATGAAGATGGAGAACATCCTTCGGGCTGAAAAAGCAGGCACAATTGCCAAGATCAATGCTGAGCAGGGTGAAAGTTTAGCAGTGGACGCCATTATACTTGAGCTAGAGTAA
- a CDS encoding acetyl-CoA carboxylase carboxyltransferase subunit alpha: MISYLEFEKPVAQLEARIAELRSAAEGDDVDITKELERLEVKSADLLASTYSSLTPWQKAQVARHPSRPHFRDFVEHIFDDFMPLGGDRTYGDDEAILGGFARLDGRRVVLIGHEKGHDTESRILHNFGMGKPEGYRKAIRLMELAGRFGLPVVTLVDTSGAFPGIEAEERGQAEAIARSTEACLALPTPMVATIVGEGGSGGAVALASAERVLMFEHAVYSVISPEGCASILWRTAEKAPDAAEAMKITAQHLKKLGVIDRIVKEPVGGAHRDPESASKTLGKAIGQELDTLAKMSSEDIRRMREERFLQLGVH, from the coding sequence ATGATTTCCTACCTCGAATTCGAGAAACCGGTCGCCCAACTCGAAGCCCGTATTGCGGAATTGCGCAGCGCGGCAGAGGGTGACGATGTCGATATCACCAAAGAACTGGAGCGGCTTGAGGTCAAAAGCGCTGATCTGCTGGCCAGTACCTACTCCTCGCTGACGCCTTGGCAGAAAGCGCAGGTCGCCCGTCATCCTTCGCGCCCGCATTTCCGCGATTTCGTGGAGCATATTTTCGATGATTTTATGCCGCTCGGCGGGGATCGCACCTATGGCGATGACGAAGCCATCTTAGGAGGCTTTGCGCGGCTTGATGGCCGGCGGGTCGTTCTGATCGGCCATGAGAAGGGCCACGATACCGAAAGCCGGATTCTTCACAATTTTGGCATGGGCAAGCCTGAAGGCTATCGCAAGGCAATCCGTCTGATGGAACTCGCCGGGCGCTTCGGTCTGCCCGTTGTCACGCTGGTTGATACTTCAGGCGCTTTCCCGGGAATTGAAGCCGAAGAACGCGGGCAAGCCGAAGCTATTGCGCGCTCCACAGAAGCCTGTCTCGCGCTGCCAACACCGATGGTTGCAACGATCGTTGGCGAGGGCGGCTCTGGCGGAGCAGTTGCGTTGGCGAGTGCCGAGCGGGTTTTGATGTTTGAACATGCGGTGTACTCGGTGATCTCGCCCGAGGGATGCGCTTCGATCCTGTGGCGCACCGCCGAAAAAGCGCCCGATGCCGCCGAAGCGATGAAAATCACCGCGCAGCATCTCAAGAAGCTTGGTGTGATCGACCGTATCGTGAAAGAGCCGGTCGGCGGTGCACATCGCGATCCTGAGAGCGCTTCCAAGACGCTCGGTAAAGCGATCGGGCAGGAGTTGGACACGTTAGCAAAAATGTCTTCGGAAGATATCCGAAGAATGCGGGAAGAACGCTTTCTCCAACTCGGCGTGCACTAA